A genomic stretch from Silurus meridionalis isolate SWU-2019-XX chromosome 1, ASM1480568v1, whole genome shotgun sequence includes:
- the LOC124392695 gene encoding 3-mercaptopyruvate sulfurtransferase-like: protein MSLQTKALVTAKWLSEAMKTRSRVKVRVLDASWYLPKLRRNSASDFKKYHIPGATYFDLDRCSDRTSPLDHMLPTPDAFAEYVSGLGVSNDAHVVVYDASEQGAFSAPRVWWMFRVFGHRAVSVLDGGLKSWMHDGFPLTEKRIKPEPADYRVTFNRSWVKTYEDILDNIETKEFQVVDARPGGRFRGRDPEPRDNTEPGHIPGSINIPFTSLLAPSGLFLPPDQLRALFDQAGVNLQCPLCVTCGSAVTACHVALAAHVCGQPNVSIYDGGWSEFYARAAPEDVISEGRGKHL from the exons ATGTCTCTCCAAACAAAAGCGCTGGTCACCGCCAAATGGCTCTCCGAGGCCATGAAAACGCGCTCCCGTGTGAAGGTGCGCGTCCTGGACGCGTCCTGGTATTTGCCCAAACTCAGGCGCAACTCCGCGAGCGACTTCAAGAAGTACCACATACCCGGAGCGACGTATTTCGACTTGGACCGATGCAGCGACCGGACCTCACCTCTTGATCACATGCTTCCGACGCCCGACGCGTTCGCCGAGTACGTCTCGGGCCTCGGGGTGTCTAACGACGCTCACGTGGTGGTCTACGACGCGAGCGAGCAGGGCGCGTTTTCCGCGCCGCGCGTCTGGTGGATGTTCCGCGTGTTTGGTCACCGCGCCGTGTCCGTGCTGGATGGTGGCTTAAAGAGCTGGATGCATGATGGATTCCCGCTGACGGAGAAGCGCATAAAGCCTGAACCTGCGGATTACCGGGTCACGTTTAACCGGTCCTGGGTGAAAACATACGAGGACATTTTGGACAATATCGAGACCAAAGAGTTTCAGGTGGTAGATGCGCGACCTGGAGGAAGATTTAGAGGAAGAGACCCTGAGCCCAGagaca acactGAACCCGGCCATATCCCTGGTTCCATCAACATACCTTTTACATCTTTGTTGGCACCCTCAGGACTGTTTCTTCCCCCGGATCAGCTAAGGGCACTGTTTGATCAGGCTGGTGTCAATCTGCAGTGTCCACTATGTGTCACCTGCGGCTCAGCGGTGACGGCGTGTCACGTCGCCTTGGCAGCCCATGTATGTGGCCAGCCGAACGTGAGCATATATGACGGTGGCTGGTCTGAGTTTTATGCACGTGCGGCCCCTGAGGACGTCATCTCAGAGGGACGAGGGAAACACTTGTGA